The following proteins are co-located in the Burkholderiaceae bacterium DAT-1 genome:
- a CDS encoding outer membrane beta-barrel protein — MNKIIATLLFSAALITPAAASSLYVGGDGGQSSMDADAGDGYTLTKKDTSWSAFTGYRFDSNVAVEFGYRDYGKISGNGVSVSADAWQASVVGLVPLNRQVSLTGRIGGTSVTAKSNGRGFHDSETRNRGFVGFGVQYAVNPKVDLRAEYTRTGDIEGVTLSTLTVGAAYHF, encoded by the coding sequence ATGAACAAGATCATCGCTACCCTGCTCTTCTCCGCTGCCCTGATCACCCCCGCAGCAGCAAGCAGCCTGTACGTTGGTGGCGACGGCGGTCAAAGTAGCATGGATGCCGATGCAGGCGACGGCTACACCCTGACCAAAAAAGATACCAGCTGGTCGGCATTTACCGGCTATCGCTTTGATTCAAATGTCGCAGTCGAATTCGGATATCGCGACTACGGCAAGATCAGCGGCAATGGCGTGTCTGTTAGCGCGGACGCGTGGCAAGCCAGCGTAGTGGGTCTGGTTCCCCTGAATCGTCAAGTTTCGCTGACTGGCCGCATTGGTGGTACAAGCGTCACAGCCAAATCAAATGGCCGTGGTTTTCATGACTCCGAAACTCGCAACCGTGGTTTTGTAGGGTTTGGCGTGCAATATGCGGTCAATCCGAAGGTTGACCTGCGTGCCGAATACACCCGTACAGGTGATATCGAGGGCGTTACCCTGTCGACCCTGACCGTAGGCGCGGCTTACCACTTCTAA